The nucleotide window GTAGTTGCTCCGCTTTGGACAAGCATATTCCGGCGTGCACGGGAAACACTGAAATCCTTTATAAGAACTTCCAGCTGGCTGTACCAGCGCAAATTATTATTTTCTGCACCAGCGCCACGGCCAATGCTGTCTCCGATGATCAAATAATTAAATGATATACCCGCTTCGATTTTTTCATATACTGTTAAATCCTTGGAAAGGTAATGTTCTGACTGTATCGCTAAAAAAGAAATAACTGCCGCGGTAATGAAAACTATACTGAAAATCTTCTTAACGCTGAATTTCATTCTTAATGGTATCCCTCCGGTAAAAAAATCTTTGTCCATATTTTATCGGTTATTTCTGGACAATTATAATTAAATTTTTCTTTTAAAATTCAGCGGAAATCTCGCTCTTGTAAACAGCCTTAATGATAAAATCGATAAATTTGAAAAAATGGGCTAATGCACAAACGGGTCAAGTACCCATATCATACCGTAAAGAGAAAGCAATTCAAAAACAAACGAGGAGTGGTTTTTAATGTACGGATATGATAATGCCCCAATGCCTGTAAATGCACCGATGGCAACAGCACCAATGCATGGCACTTTCTGTGGCGGAGGTTATCCTTATGCAGGAGTAGGCGGTGCTGGTTACGGATACGGCGGTTTTGCATTGATCGTTGTTCTG belongs to Mesobacillus subterraneus and includes:
- a CDS encoding SGNH/GDSL hydrolase family protein yields the protein MKFSVKKIFSIVFITAAVISFLAIQSEHYLSKDLTVYEKIEAGISFNYLIIGDSIGRGAGAENNNLRWYSQLEVLIKDFSVSRARRNMLVQSGATTFEGIYKLQKAPKFPDIDLIFIVFGENDRKYMNPEQFTFFLRKINPRCQRALPWFRNYHHH
- a CDS encoding YjcZ family sporulation protein, with amino-acid sequence MHGTFCGGGYPYAGVGGAGYGYGGFALIVVLFILLIIIGACCSYNW